A single region of the Nocardioides aquaticus genome encodes:
- a CDS encoding serine aminopeptidase domain-containing protein, producing the protein MRDAASPLVWLVVLPAGLVALAVGVGLGPRHYAVEGLGPPAVAGAVLMGAGLGASAWATIRVLSATRRRWWAPVVALVLVTAALVLWTLGQAVAASYAPRPALGERTPADLGLGYRDVTFPSSDGTDLAGWYVPTRNGAAVVLMHGAGSTRSEVLEHAAVLAEHGLGVLLFDARGHGESAGRAMDFGWYGESDASGAVDFLSRQPGVSAGRIGLVGLSMGGEEAIGAAGVDARVAAVVAEGATHRVAADKGYLDVYGARGEVQQRVDRVTYWLAGGLSGAPEPTSLRRSVATATARPDPTGFLLITAGEVPDERHAADYLSGPGDDLVRTWTVPGAGHTGGLQEAPAAWEERVTTFLADSLAPVAR; encoded by the coding sequence GTGAGGGACGCCGCCTCACCGCTGGTGTGGCTGGTCGTGCTTCCCGCCGGGCTCGTGGCGCTCGCCGTCGGGGTGGGACTCGGGCCGCGTCACTACGCCGTGGAGGGTCTCGGCCCCCCGGCCGTCGCGGGTGCGGTGCTGATGGGTGCCGGGCTCGGCGCCTCGGCGTGGGCGACGATCCGCGTCCTGTCCGCAACCCGGCGACGGTGGTGGGCGCCGGTCGTGGCCCTGGTGCTGGTCACGGCCGCCCTGGTGCTCTGGACGCTCGGCCAGGCGGTGGCCGCGTCGTACGCACCCCGACCGGCGCTGGGCGAGCGGACCCCCGCCGACCTCGGGCTCGGCTACCGGGACGTGACCTTCCCCAGCAGCGACGGCACGGACCTGGCCGGGTGGTACGTCCCGACCCGCAACGGTGCCGCCGTCGTCCTCATGCACGGGGCCGGGTCGACCCGGTCCGAGGTGCTGGAGCATGCGGCGGTGCTCGCCGAGCACGGCCTCGGGGTCCTGCTCTTCGACGCGCGCGGCCACGGCGAGAGCGCGGGCCGTGCCATGGACTTCGGCTGGTACGGGGAGTCGGACGCGTCCGGTGCGGTGGACTTCCTGAGCCGGCAGCCCGGCGTGTCGGCCGGGCGCATCGGGCTCGTCGGCCTGTCCATGGGCGGGGAGGAGGCCATCGGGGCCGCCGGGGTCGACGCGCGGGTGGCCGCGGTGGTGGCCGAGGGCGCCACGCACCGGGTCGCGGCCGACAAGGGCTACCTCGACGTGTACGGGGCTCGTGGTGAGGTGCAGCAGCGCGTCGACCGGGTCACCTACTGGCTCGCCGGGGGGCTGTCGGGTGCTCCCGAGCCGACCTCGCTGCGACGATCCGTCGCGACCGCCACCGCGCGACCCGATCCCACCGGCTTCCTGCTCATCACGGCCGGGGAGGTGCCGGACGAGCGGCACGCCGCCGACTACCTCTCCGGCCCGGGCGACGACCTGGTCCGGACGTGGACCGTCCCCGGCGCGGGGCACACCGGAGGGCTCCAGGAAGCGCCCGCCGCGTGGGAGGAGCGGGTGACCACCTTCCTCGCCGACTCCCTGGCTCCCGTCGCGCGGTGA